The DNA sequence CCTTTGATAGAGCCTGTAAGGCACATGCGATTTCCAACAAAGAGTGTGCCCTTACCCCCATTAAGGGAAATCCTGACTTTGTCCCAGGATTGACCAAGACCTTCCTGTCGGCGGAATGGCTGTATGCAGAAATGCAAGCCAAACATTTTTCACCAGGGGTAAGTTCCGCAGTCAGAAGGAGCTTGCAGCCATCTACCTGACCAAGTCTTTCCCATTCTGTGCATATTTGCAGATCAAACATTATTTAGATACTCCAACATCTAGGGGAAAATTTACAAAAACCTCTACTGCTTTTAAGTCACTATGTTCAGGTCCCTCGCCACAATGGCATGTGATCTCTATAATTTATGCCTCCATGTTTCAGGATTCAGGCATTGCTGTGCAAACAGAACATGATTTTTGGGAGACGCACCTAAACATTAAAGTTCCGTAAGTCAGTTGGGAGCGCATTCATTTATATATTCACAAGGGTTCACTGAATACTCATACCTAGGAAAATTGCTATGAGATGAAGATACGGTGGTATAAAACACCGGACCTACTTCATAAGTTCATACCTTCGGTctctgaccaatgttggagatgtggtcaAGGGAGGGGTACCTTcatgcatatatggtgggaatgccctcagaTCCAGCCATACTGGTGAAGGGTGCACAATGCAATGACTATGGTCTCTTCGCTCCCCCTGGAATTTACACCAGCACGGTACCTTCTTCACCATTCcaaaatatcccaaaaaagatACTATAAATCGGTGGCTATGCATATGATAAACACAGCTAGGTTATGCCTACCGGTGCACTGGAAATCTTCCTCGATTCCATCAATGAAAGAATGGGCAGCACGCATTAATCACATTGCAGAGATAGAGGAACTGATACATACCACCCAAGATAGGATCAACAGATACACAGTGATCTGGGAAGCATGGTTTACATTTCGTAAATCTCAGGAATATCAAAATCTAGTGAGCAATATCGGCTAAGACGCTAACTGCTACTAAGTTATATCATAACTATACTTAGATAATACTAGAGGCACTAATATACTAAAAATGTGCTGAGAGGAGTAGATGGAGAGGGTAGTTGGTGGtcatcccaccccctttccttattcTTCTTCACCTTCTTCTATTGCCCCCCTATGTCTTTATCTGTCTCTCTTCCTCCtcttcacccccccttttttttttctctcttctattatcttcaccttccccctccccccttctccctcctataGAAGAACCCTAACATGTggggagtttggagtggaggaccGACTTGATAGTTGGTTTTCCAGTCCTCTCATCGCTAAAGTTTAGACATACAGATAGTGAGCCACAATCAGGATATAAAGACCCCATCTGGTTACGATATAGTGGGACGTATAGGCATCAACCTACACGTGAATAAGCCTcgctatcagaaatgtgttaagaTGATCCATATACCTGGCTTAAATGAAAATGTAGATATGTGAAAGTATGCTTTGTGTAAACATCTTGATGGGAGTCCTGTCTCCATGTATCATTACCTGTGTTATGTATTGCATTATCCGTAATAAAAAGAAAatcttaatggaaaaaaaaaatgtttacagttctaacctagaggcgcctgtgtttctcttctctttGCATTCGTTTTTAGGCTTTTGAAGTTTTATTTTCATATGGTGATCCTTCCAGCAACACAATTCCTGTCTTAGAACAGCTACACTCACCCCTCCACTGCATCTATGGGGGATCAACATAGCCACCCTTGGGGAGCAGCACTGTCTACccgtggagagggtagtgttagatggactggcAGATTTAGATTGACTTTACATAAGTGAATAAAACATTAAACCCAATTTCCAGATGGGACTTTCTTTTGTTTGGGGATAAGGGTTTTAGTAAATAAAAGTGAACAATTATAAGTATTTCTTTTAGTGTTAAATGGTCTGACCCAaccctctaaatcaggggtctcaaactggcagccctccagctgttgagaaactacaaatcccatgaggcattgcaaggctgaccgttacaaggaTGACTCCcacaggctgaggcatgatgggactcgtAGTTTCGCAACAGCGGGAGGACCGCCAGTAACTGACATTTTTGCTTTACAGCTTAATTTGTTAAAGTAAGTtaatcacctcaatacagggcactttcacccccttcctgcctaagccatttttcagctttcagcgctgtcgcactttgaatgacaattgcgcggtcatgcaacactgcaccctaatgaaatttttatcatttttttcccacaaatcgagctttcttttggtggtatttgatcacctctgcggtttttatttattgtgctttaaacaaaagaaCAGGGACAGgtttgaaaaaacacaacattttttactttttgctataaaaaatatccaatttttttttttttttaaccaaattttttccacagtttaggctgatatgtattctacatatttttggtaaaaaaatcacaataagcgtatattgattggtttgcgcaaaagttatagcgtctacaaaataggggatagatttatagcatttttattattttattttttttactagtcatggtgctggtctgcgatttttattatgactgcgatattgcagcggacataccggacacttttgacacatttttgggaccattcacattcatacagcaatccgtgctataaaaatgcattgattactgtgtaaatgtgactggcagggaaggggttaacactagggggtgatcgaggggttaaatgtgcatCCTAGGGAGGTGatcctaactgtgggggaggggactgactgggggaggtgaccgatcggtgtcactatgtacaagggacacaccatctgtctcctctcctctgacaggacgtggatctgtgtgtttacatacacagatccacagtcctgttcagttactgggcaatcgcgggtgcccggcaaacATCACAGCCGCCATGCACGCGCATCTGGTCCCCAGTGATACCGCGGCGtgcgcaccccctagtggctcaggaaggcgatcacgtcatatgacatccgcccagaatgagagctgcctcgtcccaccgtcatatgacagtgggcgggcgggcGGGTGGCTATTGGTTAAAAACTAACAGACTGTTACCtagttaaagcagtaataaaccgcactttaaaaaaaatgtaaaaaaaaacctgcaagacaatggcataatgtgctagtatgcattaccttagaacagtggttctcaactccagtcctcgggacccaccaacaggccagattttaagtattaccttggggagttgcagactagaatactgcaatcactgagcagcaagtgatatcacctgtgatgtatttcagctatcttgcaaacctggcctgttggtgggtcctgaggactggagttgagaaccactgccttagaatgaagcccttcagcggtgcactgtcaccactgacagggcttccatcttcacctggtcttccttccgggttcgagtGCTCCGGCTGTCTGATTGGccaagccgcaatgatgtcactcctgtgcatgagcATGGGCGTCACGGCCAcggcatggagctctgaagggacagcatactccCTTCAGAGGGCATGCGGCAGTGACGTCTCTGGCTGCAAGCAGTGTGAATATCTCATAAACGGTGCAAGATTAGGACATattcactgttctttttttttccacctatacctacaggtaagcctataataaggcttacttgtaggtacaggtggaaaaaaaagactttactaccactttaacacagACTGACTGCATGGATCAATGGGTAATAAAGCTTTGTTATGGGAAAGACTGATAAAAACAAAGACTACTGTGTTAATGtcagtgacagactgcatcatatatgttatttttcttattttgctCATCATTCCACCTTAGGCCACAATAAGGAAAAATAATTTCCCCAGCTCGTGAAGGCAACAATACAGACATcatatttgtttattgtttttgttttgaagtTATGGATGAGAAAAATATAACCAGAATCACCATGATCCACCTCATAGGTTTTAAAACTCACCAGAGTATACAAGGTTTGATGTTTACTACTTTATTCCTGATTTATTgtgtgacaatatgtggaaacctcCTGATCATCACACTGGTGTCCTACAGCAAATCCCTCCATtctcccatgtacttcttcctctcccagctTTCTCTATCAGATATTTTAATAGTTACTGATATTCTTCCCAACACGCTCCATGCTGTTTTGGTTGAGGAGGCCATGATGTCATTTTCTGGTTGCATCACTCAGTTTTATTTCTTTGCAGTCTCAGAAGCTTTGCAGTGTTCTCTTCTGACGGTGATGGCTTATGACAGATATTTGGCCATCTGTAAACCATTGCATTATAATTTGATAATGAGTAACCAGGTATGCTGGATAACAGTTATCACACTGTGGACATTAAGCATGTTAATAGAATTGATTCCTGCATTTGGGATATCAAAATTACAATTTTGTGGTCCCAATATCATTGACCATTTTTTCTGTGACTTTCATCCTCTTATAAAACTCTCTTGCTCTGATGCCACCAACGTTGAGCTAGAAGGGGCATTGTTGGGGGCTGCTTTAGTTGTTATTCCTTTCACGGTCATCATTGTATCATATATTTATATTGTTATCACCATATTTAATATTCCATCAATTACTGGCAGACAAAAGGTTTTTTCAACCTGCAGCTCCCACCTGACTGTTGTTTCCATCTATTATGGTACAATGGTTTGTGTTTATTTGGTACCTAGTAGAGAACAGTCATGGGACATTAGAAAATTCTTGTCATTACTGTACACAGCAGTCACCCCACTGCTGAATCCAATGATCTACAGCCTGAGAAATAAGGACTTGAAAAAAGTTGTTAGAAATCTTGTCAATCTGGTTTTGAACTTGCAAGTCAAGAAATAATAAATGCtgagaataatttaaaaaatgtaaaaacatatgcAGTGTGTTTTATTTATAACGTATTGAGAAGCACGTCAAACATCTACACTTATAGTAACATATTATTTCATTGGtttttagatatacagtacatgttaaagtggttgttaagccactctaacatgTATACACCataagcactgcctcctattgtagtatccctctctgtgtgatttataaaaataaatgctgtaaatacctcatttcagagctgagatcacgatcacatgaccggccagatctctcctttcctcctctgacagatgcaGCGAGAGGGGCCAAGATTCCCCCACTAGCATCacttgggaggggaggaggagagagcccaataaaaaaaaggatttttacccagaaatgttggcttactgaaaactatatccatatacagtatagtatgcactcaaaacTTGGTCgggctccttttgcataaattactgcatcaatgtgacgtggcatggaggcaatcaacCTATGGCACTGCTGAAGTACTATGGAAGccaaggttgctttgatagcggccttcagctggtctgcattgttgggtctggtgtctctcatcttcctcttgacaataccccacagattctctatgaggTTTAGGTCAGACGACTTTGATGGCCAATAAAGCACAGTGATactatgatcattaaaccaggtattggtagttttggcagtgtgggcaggtgccaagtcctgctggaaaatgaaataagcatctccataaatctggtcagcagagggaagcatgaagtgctctagaatgtcCTGGTAGagagctgtgctgactttggacttttATAAAACACAGTGTTCAAACACCAGTAAAAGACATGGCTCcctaaatcatcactgactgtagaaacttcacactggacctcatgcaacttgcattctgtgcctctccactcttcctccagactctgggatcttgatttccaaatgaaatgcaaaatttactttcatccaaaaagaggacttaggaccactgagcaacagtccagtcctttttctccttagcccaggtaagatgcttctgacctctctggttcaggagtggcttgacaaaaggaatgtgacagttgttgCCCATGTCCTTGTGTgctggctcttgaagcactgacatcagccgtagtccactccttgtgaatcttccCAAAATTCttaaatggcctttgcttcacaatcctgtcaaggctgtggttatccctgttgcctttgcacctttttctaccacactttttccttccactcaacttttcattaatatgcttggatacagcactctgtaaacaaccagcttctttagcaatgaccttttgtgacttaccctccttgtggagggtgtcaaccctgtcctcaagtacccccaacaggccatgttttgggaatttctcttagataaaatagctgtccaaaata is a window from the Aquarana catesbeiana isolate 2022-GZ linkage group LG03, ASM4218655v1, whole genome shotgun sequence genome containing:
- the LOC141134222 gene encoding olfactory receptor 11L1-like, producing the protein MDEKNITRITMIHLIGFKTHQSIQGLMFTTLFLIYCVTICGNLLIITLVSYSKSLHSPMYFFLSQLSLSDILIVTDILPNTLHAVLVEEAMMSFSGCITQFYFFAVSEALQCSLLTVMAYDRYLAICKPLHYNLIMSNQVCWITVITLWTLSMLIELIPAFGISKLQFCGPNIIDHFFCDFHPLIKLSCSDATNVELEGALLGAALVVIPFTVIIVSYIYIVITIFNIPSITGRQKVFSTCSSHLTVVSIYYGTMVCVYLVPSREQSWDIRKFLSLLYTAVTPLLNPMIYSLRNKDLKKVVRNLVNLVLNLQVKK